AGACTGACATCCACCTTCATAGGGGAAGGTCTACAGTTGTAGAGTATCTTTCAACCTTCTTTTGTTGAGAGAAGTGTCGCAATTCTATAGGCAAAAAGTGTATTGAAAGGTGTCATCGAAGGGACGTGCATCAGGTGCTGCGAACTCCCGTCAGAATTTTGGTTTCGAATCAGGGAAATTACACGACCTCTTCTAATACACACAGAACTAATATCGGCCACCTTTAGGCTGTCTGTCATGAACATACCGCGACCATCCCTAAGAAGAAACACCTCCTTACAGACGGCTCTGACAGGAAGGGGCAAGCAATGACTAGTTGATCTCTACGATACCAGCCCTCACAAACGACGTGAGAACGTAATCGCTTTGCACCACCTCTTCGACACGAACAACAGCTTCCTTTccatttcctcttcgttgAGGAATGCTATTTTCCGCAGCACCTCCACTGACCAGAGCCTCAGGCATTAGAAGCTCGTGCGCGTGCACGAGTAACGGCGGAGTCCCCGTAGGCATTTTATTGTTTCCCTCACTCAAATCCCGCTCGCCTTGTACCCGATGATGCCATCCGCCGCAGAACTCTGAGCTGCGTTCACAGCACGACTTCAAATTCAGGGAATTCGCCTGTCGTGTTGCGCTGGTTGACGGCGTTTCAACAAATGGACCCGCGGTGTTCCCAGATTCCAGAGTCCCGTAACGGTTGCTCTGAGATGATCCCCGTTCACAAGGTTCGCATGTTTCTGCACTCACTCGAGCGCACACGTTTCCAACCTCGGCAACGCGTCCCTTCTCAGAACTGTCACCGGAAGCAACCTTCCTGTCACGAATCGTCTCAGTCTGAGAGGGAAACGTAGCCGGCGGCCCGTACTGCTTCTGccgcttttcttttcctccatATTGTTCAGCCTGAAGTTTCGTGACAAACTGACTATCTTGTTCGCTACGGCAAGATCCAGTTCGTAAGTGAAGCGACGAGTTCAAAAGCCCGCCGGCCAGAAGGGTCGGTAGTGGTTGACTGCACACAGACCCTCTTAGCCCTTTTTCCTGTACGGATGTTGTTATTGTTTGTAGCGATTCCTCGATCCTTTCACACTTGACACGTATCCCATCGCATTCTGGCCAGCTTGGCTGGGTGAGAAGCTCCGTGTCCACACAATCACAGCTCTCCCTCTGGTCGGCATGCCCATTCGTTACGTGCGGGGAATCTGTACTAATCGGTGTAGAACGAGTGTTTCTAAGCACCTCTCCAGCGTCCGAATTAGTAGCGGCCAGAGATGTCGAAGGCACGATGTGTGCGCTGATCATTTTCTCAGACATTTCTGCTGACGGGGCACAACAATCTTTGCCGGGAGGTGGCGAAGTGGCAACTGGCCTTCCGTTTTCGGATGGTCCGTCACTCGGTTTTGCGGGTCGCATTGACCGGCTCACAGGAAAACTGTCGACGCACATATTACGGCCAACGAACTGCTGAAGCTTGTGCCGCTGCAAATCCGCCTGTTGTGCTTTGAGAAAGGATAAGACTCGCAAGGCTTCTTCGTGTGTGTAAAGGTCTCCATTCGGAGCCGTCTTCGTGGCAAATGGTTCATCAGACTGAGAGGTAGCTCGAGGCATCGCTGGCGTTTTGGGCAAGGTGGGTCCACCTTTCCagctcttctccacctccaTGTTTCCGTGACAGTTAATTGCCGGGGAGCCTGTTCGCGTCGTTTGGTAAATTTGCTCATCCCAGCATTTCTGTTTTGCGTCATCCAGCAGAATCGGTGCTACCGAATGTTGATCTAGTCTTCTCGACGCGTGTCGCTGCAACTCTGTTTCACCTGTTGCTTGCCATTGCAAGCGCGGGGACATGTCGTCTCGGTTTCGAATTGAGTCTTTTTGTCGACGTTCGGGGGTTCTGTTGACTTTTGTTTCTGCACCCTGTTTATCGGCGAGAGTTGCTGGGAGCTGAAACTGCTTCCACGTCTGGTTAGGTGCCAACTCAGTCGTCACAT
This window of the Toxoplasma gondii ME49 chromosome VI, whole genome shotgun sequence genome carries:
- a CDS encoding hypothetical protein (encoded by transcript TGME49_243355); translation: MDPRCSQIPESRNGCSEMIPVHKTFLLTGHNNLCREVAKWQLAFRFRMVRHSVLRVALTGSQENCRRTYYGQRTAEACAAANPPVVL